A region of Verrucomicrobiota bacterium DNA encodes the following proteins:
- a CDS encoding ThuA domain-containing protein — MKISITLIPLFLLLATGCGDQSGSKSSKETMPSGPKQWLEFEGSKGAGKGKQVVLIAGDEEYRSEEAMPQLAKILSAHHGFKCTVLFSQDPEKPGIVDPNHQTNIPNTAALYDADLLIIGTRFRSLQDDQMKAIEDYLLSGKPVVGMRTATHAFKVDAGSKYDYFSFDYNGEKKEWAKGFGQLVLGTTWVSHHGWHKAESTRGITIGSHEINNGIGKGDIWGPTDVYGVTWPADNDCVPVVMGQVLAGMEKDSPPIGPGPYEKFPAYGKHEGFHKNDPMMPVAWTKSYQLPGGKKGKAFCTTMGASNELLVEGTCRMIVNGIFWSLGIPVPSEGTKVDIVGEYHPSMFGFLNDPYFDEHIINVSDFE, encoded by the coding sequence ATGAAGATATCAATTACCCTAATTCCCTTATTTCTCCTGCTTGCAACTGGATGTGGAGATCAGTCCGGCTCCAAATCGTCTAAGGAAACAATGCCGTCCGGCCCAAAGCAATGGCTCGAGTTCGAAGGCTCCAAGGGAGCCGGCAAAGGGAAACAGGTAGTCCTCATTGCTGGAGATGAAGAATACCGTTCTGAGGAAGCGATGCCTCAGTTGGCCAAAATCCTTTCCGCTCACCACGGCTTTAAATGCACCGTACTGTTTTCGCAGGATCCTGAGAAACCCGGTATCGTTGATCCGAATCACCAGACGAATATCCCCAATACGGCTGCCCTCTATGATGCGGATCTTTTGATCATTGGGACACGATTCCGCAGCCTTCAGGATGATCAAATGAAAGCCATTGAAGATTATCTACTCTCTGGTAAACCGGTTGTTGGTATGCGGACGGCGACTCATGCTTTCAAGGTGGATGCTGGTTCGAAATACGACTACTTTAGTTTTGATTACAACGGTGAGAAAAAGGAATGGGCTAAAGGCTTTGGTCAACTGGTACTCGGAACGACCTGGGTTTCCCACCATGGATGGCACAAAGCAGAATCCACCCGCGGAATAACTATTGGCAGTCATGAGATTAACAACGGAATCGGTAAAGGGGACATTTGGGGACCTACCGATGTGTATGGTGTGACTTGGCCGGCAGACAACGATTGTGTTCCAGTTGTCATGGGACAAGTGCTCGCTGGCATGGAAAAAGATAGTCCTCCGATAGGTCCTGGTCCCTACGAAAAATTTCCGGCCTATGGAAAACACGAAGGATTTCATAAAAACGATCCCATGATGCCGGTTGCATGGACGAAGTCGTATCAGCTTCCAGGAGGCAAAAAGGGAAAAGCGTTTTGTACAACGATGGGCGCTTCTAACGAGCTGCTTGTTGAAGGTACCTGTAGAATGATTGTGAATGGCATTTTCTGGAGTCTTGGGATCCCGGTGCCTTCCGAGGGAACCAAGGTCGATATAGTGGGAGAGTACCATCCAAGTATGTTTGGATTTTTGAATGACCCTTATTTCGACGAGCACATCATCAACGTGTCTGACTTCGAGTAG
- a CDS encoding 2,4'-dihydroxyacetophenone dioxygenase family protein: MSEHMQNPFQVKDLVLDTMPEDDRLWVPQTDTVSFRPILFNVSNGYWINLLKVTRAGILNRHLHPAPVFGYVIKGSWRYLEHDWVAKEGSFVYEPPGEVHTLVVDEDVEEMITLFHVQGTLIYMDENNNTVGFDNVHTKMAMCEKHFEKVGLGRDYVKQFVR; the protein is encoded by the coding sequence ATGAGCGAACACATGCAGAATCCATTTCAAGTAAAAGACCTGGTCCTCGATACCATGCCCGAAGATGACCGGCTTTGGGTGCCTCAGACAGACACGGTTTCATTTCGGCCCATCCTGTTTAATGTTTCAAATGGTTATTGGATCAACCTGCTCAAAGTTACCAGAGCCGGTATCCTCAATCGACATCTCCATCCTGCCCCCGTATTTGGCTATGTGATCAAAGGATCCTGGCGCTACCTGGAACACGACTGGGTAGCCAAGGAAGGTAGTTTTGTTTACGAACCACCGGGAGAAGTTCACACCTTGGTGGTTGATGAAGATGTAGAGGAAATGATCACGCTCTTCCATGTCCAGGGAACCCTCATCTACATGGACGAAAACAACAACACCGTCGGATTCGACAATGTGCATACAAAAATGGCGATGTGCGAAAAGCACTTCGAGAAGGTTGGCCTCGGCAGAGATTACGTGAAACAGTTTGTGAGATAA
- a CDS encoding PQQ-dependent sugar dehydrogenase, whose protein sequence is MKLIYPKLFTAFVFAIWSMVTLTAQDPGIQVPQGFKATVVADNLGKARAIAIRDNGDMYVSLNEDVDLNYLIALRDTDGDGKMDVVKYFGELGSLVKSIQIYNGYLYAGATTQVVRYKLTAGELLPQSLPEVIITGFPTPRSHRSKNIDFDDQGNLYLSAGAPSNSCQELDRTEGSPGKMPCEELGWGAGIWRFDAETLNQKQLEDGELIATGIRNAVGIDWDPVKKELYAVSNGRDNLIQNWGQFYNERESAEKPAEQFQLIRKGMDFGWPYAYYDQEREAHMINPEYGGDGKTETQEGLYDKPIYAFPGHWAPVGLQFYNADQFPAKYKGGAFIVFHGSWNRAPLPQQGYNVVFVPFEGKYPSGEYEEFATGFKGTEMLMTPASATYRPTGITVAQDGSLYLSEDNTGRIWKVEYTGEMASTTRVINKTTAASPTRGVDSEIALDPNGQKLYTQYCMACHQVDGSGVPNIQPSLIGSAKLSDDTHILKLMLLGSDWIEEREYNNVMTTFSYLSDSDIATILNYSKARFAKTSPTITAKAVANMRASLNP, encoded by the coding sequence ATGAAGCTAATATACCCCAAGTTATTCACCGCTTTTGTTTTTGCTATCTGGAGTATGGTAACCCTAACCGCTCAAGATCCGGGCATCCAGGTTCCTCAGGGATTCAAAGCCACAGTTGTTGCCGACAACCTAGGTAAGGCACGCGCCATAGCCATTCGCGACAATGGCGACATGTATGTTTCGTTGAACGAAGACGTTGATCTAAATTACCTTATCGCCCTCCGGGATACTGACGGCGACGGAAAAATGGATGTGGTCAAATACTTCGGAGAGCTGGGGAGCCTGGTAAAATCCATCCAGATCTATAACGGCTATCTTTATGCCGGAGCCACCACCCAGGTGGTCCGCTATAAATTGACCGCGGGCGAACTACTTCCACAAAGTTTACCCGAAGTCATCATAACCGGCTTCCCCACTCCACGTTCGCACCGAAGCAAAAACATCGATTTCGATGACCAGGGGAATCTCTACCTTTCAGCCGGAGCTCCAAGTAACTCCTGTCAGGAGCTGGATCGGACCGAAGGGTCCCCTGGTAAGATGCCTTGCGAGGAATTGGGCTGGGGAGCAGGTATCTGGAGGTTCGATGCCGAAACGTTAAATCAAAAACAACTCGAAGATGGAGAGCTTATCGCAACAGGTATTCGCAATGCAGTCGGCATTGATTGGGACCCGGTAAAAAAAGAGCTCTATGCCGTCTCAAATGGCCGGGACAATCTCATCCAAAATTGGGGGCAGTTTTACAATGAAAGAGAGTCCGCCGAAAAACCTGCAGAACAGTTTCAGCTTATAAGAAAGGGAATGGATTTTGGCTGGCCTTACGCTTACTACGACCAGGAGCGGGAAGCCCACATGATCAATCCGGAATACGGAGGAGACGGAAAAACCGAAACCCAAGAGGGTCTCTACGACAAACCCATCTATGCTTTCCCGGGACACTGGGCACCCGTAGGCCTTCAATTTTACAACGCGGATCAGTTTCCGGCAAAATACAAGGGAGGCGCATTCATCGTTTTCCATGGCTCGTGGAACCGCGCGCCCCTTCCCCAACAGGGTTACAATGTCGTATTCGTACCATTTGAAGGAAAGTACCCATCAGGAGAATACGAAGAATTTGCCACCGGATTCAAAGGAACGGAAATGTTGATGACGCCGGCTTCGGCCACTTACCGCCCCACCGGAATCACCGTTGCCCAAGACGGTTCACTTTACCTCTCGGAAGATAATACAGGCCGAATTTGGAAGGTGGAATATACGGGAGAAATGGCCTCAACAACCAGGGTAATCAATAAAACGACAGCGGCTTCGCCAACCCGTGGGGTTGATAGCGAAATAGCTCTGGATCCGAATGGCCAAAAACTTTACACTCAGTATTGTATGGCTTGTCACCAGGTCGACGGAAGCGGTGTGCCTAATATACAACCGTCCTTAATCGGTTCAGCCAAACTAAGCGACGACACTCATATCCTGAAACTCATGCTCCTCGGAAGTGATTGGATCGAAGAACGAGAGTACAACAACGTGATGACCACTTTTTCCTACCTATCCGATTCCGATATCGCAACCATCCTCAACTACAGCAAGGCCCGTTTTGCAAAAACCTCTCCAACCATAACCGCAAAAGCCGTCGCAAACATGCGCGCTTCCTTAAACCCATGA